In Streptomyces dangxiongensis, one DNA window encodes the following:
- the xylB gene encoding xylulokinase encodes MSAAEGPLVVGVDTSTQSTKALVVDAATGQVVASGQAPHTVTAGAGRESDPRQWWDALCVALRQCGDAAHEAAAVSIGGQQHGLVTLDGHGEPVRPALLWNDVRSAPQARRLVAELGGPKAWAERTGSVPGVSFTITKWAWLAEHEPEAVRATKAVRLPHDYLTERLTGQGTTDRGDVSGTGWWASGTEAYDEDTLAHVGLDPALLPRVVRPGEVAGTVRHGHDLPFSKGTLVAPGTGDNAAAALGLGLRPGTPVLSLGTSGTVYAVSRHRPADPTGTVAGFADARGDWLPLACTLNCTLAVDRVAALLGRDREAVEPGGSVTLLPYLDGERTPDLPHASGLLHGLRHDTTAGQLLQAAYDGAVHALLEALDLVLDADADRGVPLLLIGGGARGTAWQQTVRRLSGRPVQVPEARELVALGAAAQAAGLLTGEDPAAVARRWNTAAGPVLDAVEQDRTTLDRITGVLSDAAPLLERGTQTQ; translated from the coding sequence ATGTCAGCAGCCGAGGGTCCGCTCGTCGTCGGCGTGGACACGTCCACCCAGTCCACGAAGGCGCTGGTCGTCGACGCGGCCACCGGCCAGGTCGTGGCGAGCGGTCAGGCACCGCACACCGTGACCGCCGGGGCGGGCCGGGAGAGCGATCCGCGCCAGTGGTGGGACGCGCTGTGCGTGGCGTTGCGCCAGTGCGGCGACGCGGCGCACGAGGCGGCGGCGGTGTCGATCGGGGGCCAGCAGCACGGTCTGGTCACGCTGGACGGGCACGGTGAACCGGTGCGGCCGGCGCTGCTGTGGAACGACGTCCGCTCGGCGCCGCAGGCCCGCCGTCTGGTGGCGGAGCTGGGCGGGCCGAAGGCGTGGGCGGAGCGCACCGGCAGCGTGCCCGGGGTGTCCTTCACGATCACCAAGTGGGCGTGGCTCGCCGAGCACGAGCCCGAGGCGGTCCGCGCGACCAAAGCGGTACGACTCCCCCACGACTACCTGACCGAGCGCCTGACCGGGCAGGGCACGACCGACCGCGGCGACGTCTCGGGCACCGGCTGGTGGGCGTCCGGGACGGAGGCGTACGACGAGGACACCCTCGCGCATGTCGGCCTCGACCCGGCGCTGCTGCCCCGGGTGGTGCGGCCCGGCGAGGTGGCCGGCACCGTGCGCCACGGCCACGACCTGCCGTTCTCCAAGGGCACTCTGGTGGCCCCGGGCACCGGTGACAACGCTGCCGCCGCGCTGGGCCTCGGCCTGCGTCCCGGCACTCCGGTGCTGAGCCTCGGCACGTCCGGCACGGTGTACGCCGTCTCCCGGCACCGCCCGGCCGATCCGACCGGCACGGTGGCGGGCTTCGCCGACGCCCGCGGGGACTGGCTGCCCCTGGCCTGCACCCTGAACTGCACGCTCGCCGTGGACCGCGTCGCGGCCCTGCTGGGCCGGGACCGGGAGGCCGTGGAGCCCGGCGGCTCGGTGACGCTGCTGCCCTACCTGGACGGCGAGCGCACCCCGGACCTGCCGCACGCGTCCGGTCTGCTGCACGGACTGCGGCACGACACGACCGCGGGCCAGCTACTCCAGGCCGCCTACGACGGCGCCGTGCACGCGCTGCTGGAAGCTCTCGACCTGGTCCTCGACGCGGACGCGGACCGCGGCGTTCCGTTGCTGTTGATCGGCGGCGGAGCCCGGGGAACGGCCTGGCAGCAGACCGTGCGCCGGCTGTCGGGGCGGCCCGTGCAGGTGCCGGAGGCCAGGGAACTGGTCGCCCTGGGTGCGGCGGCGCAGGCGGCCGGACTGCTGACCGGGGAGGATCCCGCGGCGGTGGCCCGCCGCTGGAACACCGCGGCGGGTCCGGTCCTGGACGCCGTGGAGCAGGACCGGACGACGCTGGACCGGATCACCGGGGTACTCTCCGACGCGGCCCCGCTGCTGGAGCGGGGAACCCAGACCCAGTGA
- the xylA gene encoding xylose isomerase, whose translation MNYQPTPEDRFTFGLWTVGWQGRDPFGDATRGALDPAETVQRLAELGAHGVTFHDDDLIPFGSSDTERESHIKRFRQALDATGMAVPMATTNLFTHPVFKDGAFTANDRDVRRYALRKTICNIDLAAELGARTYVAWGGREGAESGAAKDVRAALDRMKEAFDLLGEYVVSQGYDLRFAIEPKPNEPRGDILLPTVGHALAFIERLERPELYGVNPEVGHEQMAGLNFPHGIAQALWAGKLFHIDLNGQSGIKYDQDLRFGAGDLRSAFWLVDLLETAGYDGPRHFDFKPPRTEDLDGVWESAAGCMRNYLILKERAAAFRADPEVQEALRASRLDQLAQPTAADGLEALLADRASFEDFDVEAAAARGMAFERLDQLAMDHLLGARG comes from the coding sequence ATGAACTACCAGCCCACCCCCGAGGACAGGTTCACCTTCGGCCTGTGGACCGTCGGCTGGCAGGGAAGGGACCCGTTCGGTGACGCCACCCGCGGTGCCCTCGACCCGGCCGAGACGGTGCAGCGCCTGGCCGAGCTGGGCGCCCACGGAGTGACCTTCCACGACGACGATCTGATCCCCTTCGGCTCCTCGGACACCGAGCGCGAGTCGCACATCAAGCGGTTCCGCCAGGCCCTGGACGCCACCGGCATGGCCGTTCCCATGGCCACCACGAACCTCTTCACGCACCCCGTCTTCAAGGACGGCGCGTTCACCGCCAACGACCGCGACGTGCGCCGCTACGCGCTGCGCAAGACGATCTGCAACATCGACCTGGCGGCCGAGCTGGGCGCGCGGACGTACGTCGCCTGGGGCGGGCGCGAGGGCGCCGAGTCCGGGGCCGCCAAGGACGTTCGCGCCGCCCTGGACCGCATGAAGGAGGCCTTCGACCTCCTCGGCGAGTACGTCGTCTCCCAGGGCTACGACCTGCGCTTCGCCATCGAGCCCAAGCCGAACGAGCCCCGCGGCGACATCCTGCTGCCCACGGTCGGGCACGCGCTGGCCTTCATCGAGCGTCTGGAGCGGCCCGAGCTGTACGGGGTCAACCCGGAGGTCGGCCACGAGCAGATGGCCGGCCTGAACTTCCCGCACGGCATCGCGCAGGCGCTCTGGGCGGGCAAGCTCTTCCACATCGACCTCAACGGCCAGTCCGGCATCAAGTACGACCAGGACCTGCGGTTCGGCGCCGGAGACCTGCGTTCCGCCTTCTGGCTCGTCGATCTCCTGGAGACCGCCGGTTACGACGGGCCCCGCCACTTCGACTTCAAGCCGCCGCGGACCGAGGACCTCGACGGCGTGTGGGAGTCGGCGGCGGGCTGCATGCGCAACTACCTCATCCTCAAGGAGCGTGCGGCCGCCTTCCGTGCCGACCCCGAGGTGCAGGAGGCGCTGCGCGCGTCGCGGCTGGACCAGCTAGCCCAGCCGACCGCGGCCGACGGCTTGGAGGCCCTGCTCGCCGACCGCGCGTCCTTCGAGGACTTCGACGTGGAAGCCGCCGCCGCGCGCGGTATGGCCTTCGAACGACTCGACCAGCTAGCCATGGACCACCTGCTGGGAGCGCGGGGCTGA
- a CDS encoding oxygenase MpaB family protein: MKRFERLGRIRRLDPVTDASEIYRISVTLELPWDYTRALELALYRTYAVPSIGRLLARTAELTDRTQKRYDDTSLLLDTIVEHGFTAEQGRTAIRRINQMHRSFDISDDDMRYVLSTFVVVPRRWIDTYGWRRLSRHEVVATTEYYRTLGRLMGIPGIPETYEEFEALLDGYEAAHFGWDEEARRVSDATLGLMASWYPRPMAPLLRTATLALLDEPLLRAFRYPRPGAATTALVRRAVRTRGRLVRLLPPRRVPHFARQNREIKGYPNGYRVADLGTCPVPGLRGCPVRYRDGSAADTVE; encoded by the coding sequence GTGAAGCGGTTCGAGCGGCTGGGCCGGATCCGCCGGCTGGACCCGGTGACGGACGCATCGGAGATCTACCGGATCAGTGTCACCCTCGAGCTCCCCTGGGACTACACGCGTGCCCTCGAGCTGGCCCTTTACCGCACCTACGCGGTGCCGAGCATCGGTCGGCTGCTCGCACGGACGGCGGAGCTGACCGACCGCACGCAGAAGCGGTACGACGACACCTCGCTGCTCCTCGACACCATCGTGGAACACGGCTTCACCGCGGAGCAGGGACGTACCGCGATCCGCCGCATCAACCAGATGCACCGCAGCTTCGACATCAGCGACGACGACATGCGGTACGTGCTGAGCACCTTCGTGGTGGTGCCCCGGCGCTGGATCGACACCTACGGCTGGCGCCGGCTGTCCCGGCACGAGGTCGTCGCCACCACGGAGTACTACCGCACCCTCGGCCGGCTGATGGGCATCCCGGGAATCCCTGAGACCTACGAGGAGTTCGAAGCCCTGCTCGACGGCTACGAGGCAGCCCACTTCGGCTGGGACGAGGAAGCCCGCCGTGTCTCCGACGCCACCCTCGGCCTGATGGCGTCCTGGTACCCGCGGCCCATGGCGCCGCTGCTGCGCACGGCGACGCTCGCCCTGCTCGACGAGCCGCTGCTGCGCGCCTTCCGCTACCCGCGACCCGGCGCGGCCACCACCGCGCTGGTGCGCCGCGCCGTACGGACGCGTGGCCGGCTGGTCCGGCTGCTGCCGCCGCGCCGCGTTCCGCACTTCGCACGCCAGAACCGGGAGATCAAGGGATATCCGAACGGTTACCGCGTGGCCGACCTCGGCACCTGCCCGGTCCCCGGGCTGCGTGGCTGCCCGGTGCGGTACCGGGACGGTTCAGCGGCCGACACCGTCGAGTGA
- a CDS encoding PadR family transcriptional regulator → MLELAILGFLYDAPLHGYVLRRHIAALTGHVRPVAESTLYPAIKRLEKAGLLVRATEPGAVAAPRHVLRLTEEGGRELKRRLAEPTQREITDENHWFTLLAFLRHLADPAAQAAVLRRRLDFLEEPASFFYEGDRPLRAEELDDPFRRGVLTIARATSRAELAWLRDTLASLDGVGR, encoded by the coding sequence ATGCTCGAACTGGCCATCCTGGGATTCCTGTACGACGCCCCGTTGCACGGGTACGTCCTGCGCCGTCACATCGCGGCGCTCACCGGCCATGTGCGCCCCGTCGCCGAGAGCACGCTGTACCCGGCGATCAAGCGGCTGGAGAAGGCCGGCCTGCTGGTGCGGGCCACCGAGCCCGGCGCCGTGGCCGCGCCGCGCCATGTGCTGAGACTGACGGAGGAGGGCGGACGCGAGTTGAAGCGCCGGCTCGCCGAGCCCACGCAGCGCGAGATCACCGACGAGAACCACTGGTTCACACTGCTGGCGTTCCTCCGGCACCTGGCGGATCCCGCCGCGCAGGCAGCCGTACTGCGCCGCCGGCTGGACTTCCTGGAGGAGCCGGCGAGCTTCTTCTACGAGGGCGACCGGCCGTTGCGCGCCGAGGAACTGGACGACCCGTTCCGGCGGGGTGTGCTCACCATCGCCCGGGCCACGAGCCGGGCCGAACTGGCCTGGCTGCGCGACACGCTGGCGTCACTCGACGGTGTCGGCCGCTGA
- a CDS encoding alpha/beta fold hydrolase, producing MRQAAFDSRGSHIRWTETPGSEPARVYLHGLGSMSTAYHAHIAARPDLTGRRSLFVDLPGHGTSDRPQGFGYTLEEHADAVAAALDAAGAAGAEMIGHSMGGAVAVVLAHRRPDLVSRLVLTEANLDAFPPATAGSSAIASYEEDEFVESGYARVLDAVGPLWAATMRLTDPRALHRSAVGLRRGSDPVMRTLLEESPVDRVFLQGAHTGELEGRDRLESAGVRVVTVPGAGHNVMFDNPDAFAAAIARTG from the coding sequence GTGCGGCAGGCCGCGTTCGACAGCAGGGGAAGCCACATCCGGTGGACCGAGACGCCGGGATCGGAGCCCGCCCGGGTGTACCTGCACGGGCTCGGGTCGATGTCCACCGCCTACCACGCGCACATCGCGGCCAGGCCCGATCTCACGGGCCGGCGCAGTCTCTTCGTGGACCTCCCCGGACACGGCACGAGCGACCGTCCCCAAGGCTTCGGCTACACGCTCGAGGAACACGCCGACGCGGTCGCGGCCGCCCTGGACGCGGCGGGAGCCGCCGGTGCCGAAATGATCGGGCACAGCATGGGCGGCGCCGTGGCCGTCGTGCTCGCCCACCGGCGGCCCGACCTCGTCTCCCGGCTGGTCCTCACGGAGGCCAACCTGGACGCCTTCCCACCCGCGACCGCGGGCAGCAGCGCCATCGCCTCCTACGAAGAGGACGAGTTCGTCGAGAGCGGATACGCGCGCGTGCTGGACGCCGTCGGCCCGCTGTGGGCGGCCACCATGCGGCTGACCGACCCCCGCGCCCTGCACCGCAGTGCCGTCGGTCTGCGCCGGGGCTCGGATCCGGTGATGCGCACGCTCCTGGAGGAGTCACCCGTCGACCGCGTCTTCCTCCAGGGCGCGCACACCGGTGAACTCGAGGGACGGGACCGCCTGGAATCGGCCGGGGTGCGGGTGGTGACCGTGCCCGGAGCCGGGCACAACGTCATGTTCGACAACCCCGATGCCTTCGCGGCAGCGATCGCCCGAACCGGCTGA
- a CDS encoding class I SAM-dependent methyltransferase, translating into MSVDHTHVQEFFTARAADWDNRFPDDGPAYAAAVTGLGLKEGDRVLDAGCGTGRALPPLRAAVGPSGVVLGADLTPAMLQTAVRAGRDRDGRLLLADVAALPLRPGCLDAVFAAGLIAHLPLPAKNLGELARVVRPGGTLALFHPIGRAALAARQGRRITPDDLRAEGNLGPLLGRSGWRMTSYTDEDARFLALAVRED; encoded by the coding sequence ATGAGCGTCGACCACACACACGTCCAGGAGTTCTTCACCGCGCGGGCGGCCGACTGGGACAACCGGTTCCCGGACGACGGGCCGGCCTACGCCGCCGCCGTCACCGGTCTCGGGCTGAAGGAGGGGGACCGCGTACTGGACGCCGGCTGCGGCACGGGGCGCGCCCTGCCGCCCCTGCGCGCCGCCGTGGGCCCCTCCGGGGTGGTGCTGGGCGCCGACCTGACCCCGGCGATGCTCCAGACCGCCGTGCGGGCGGGCAGGGACCGCGACGGCCGACTGCTGCTCGCGGACGTCGCCGCGCTGCCGCTGCGCCCGGGTTGCCTGGACGCCGTGTTCGCCGCCGGCCTGATCGCCCATCTGCCGCTTCCGGCGAAGAACCTGGGGGAACTGGCTCGCGTCGTCAGGCCGGGTGGCACGCTCGCGCTCTTCCATCCCATCGGTCGCGCGGCCCTGGCGGCACGTCAGGGCCGCCGGATCACCCCCGACGACCTGCGCGCCGAGGGCAATCTCGGTCCGCTCCTGGGACGTTCGGGATGGCGCATGACGTCGTACACCGACGAGGACGCGCGGTTCCTCGCGCTCGCGGTCCGCGAGGACTGA
- a CDS encoding PPOX class F420-dependent oxidoreductase — MAEKMTDEEWRAFVSDGTRTGKLSTVRADGSPHVAPIWFVLDGDELVFNTGNGTVKGRNLARDGRVALCVDDDRPPFHFVVVSGRARLSEDLAEVRLWATRIAARYMGQERAEEYGARNGVPGELLVRVTIDNVVAVRDLAA, encoded by the coding sequence ATGGCAGAGAAGATGACCGATGAGGAGTGGCGGGCGTTCGTCTCGGACGGGACCCGCACCGGCAAGCTGTCCACCGTTCGCGCAGACGGGAGCCCGCATGTGGCTCCGATCTGGTTCGTGCTGGACGGGGACGAACTGGTCTTCAACACCGGCAATGGCACGGTGAAGGGACGTAATCTGGCCCGTGACGGCCGGGTTGCCCTCTGCGTGGACGACGACCGTCCGCCCTTCCACTTCGTGGTGGTGAGCGGCCGGGCCCGGTTGTCGGAGGACCTGGCCGAGGTGCGTCTTTGGGCCACCCGGATCGCGGCCCGGTACATGGGCCAGGAGCGCGCCGAGGAGTACGGCGCCCGCAACGGCGTGCCGGGCGAACTGCTGGTCCGCGTCACCATCGACAACGTTGTGGCCGTCCGGGACCTGGCCGCCTGA
- a CDS encoding roadblock/LC7 domain-containing protein, translating into MPQNQGLGWLLDDLTERVDHVRHALVLSNDGLVTGASTGLRREDAEHLAAVASGLHSLAKGSGRHFGAGRVRQTMIEYDDAVLFVTAAGAGSCLCVLSGAEADIGQIAYEMTLLVNRVGEHLGVDARQPEKTRITDA; encoded by the coding sequence ATGCCGCAGAACCAGGGACTCGGCTGGCTCCTGGACGATCTGACCGAGCGGGTGGACCACGTGCGCCACGCGCTGGTCCTGTCGAACGACGGACTGGTCACGGGAGCGAGTACGGGGCTACGCCGTGAGGACGCCGAGCATCTGGCCGCCGTCGCGTCCGGACTGCACAGCCTCGCCAAGGGCTCGGGACGCCACTTCGGTGCGGGCAGGGTCCGCCAGACGATGATCGAGTACGACGACGCCGTGCTGTTCGTGACCGCGGCCGGCGCCGGCAGCTGTCTGTGCGTGCTCAGCGGGGCGGAGGCGGACATCGGGCAGATCGCCTATGAGATGACGCTGCTCGTCAACCGGGTCGGCGAACACCTCGGCGTCGACGCCAGACAACCCGAGAAGACGCGCATCACGGACGCCTGA
- a CDS encoding acyl-CoA thioesterase: MTNPAERLVDLLDLEQIEVNIFRGRSPQESLQRVFGGQVAGQALVAAGRTTDGERPVHSLHAYFLRPGRPGVPIVYQVERVRDGRTFTTRRVTAVQQGRTIFNLTASFHKPEEGPFEHQLPPAREVPDPQSLPTVTEEIRKHLGSLPEQLERMARRQPFDIRYVDRLRWNADEIQGAEPRSAVWMRAVGPLGDDPLVHTCALTYASDMTLLDAVRIPVEPLWGPRNFDLASLDHAMWFHRPFRADEWFLYDQESPIATGGRGLARGRIYDVRGRLLVSVVQEGLFRSL; encoded by the coding sequence ATGACGAATCCGGCCGAGAGACTCGTCGACCTGCTCGACCTGGAGCAGATCGAGGTCAACATCTTTCGTGGCCGCAGCCCGCAGGAGTCCCTCCAGCGGGTCTTCGGCGGCCAGGTGGCGGGCCAGGCACTGGTCGCCGCCGGCCGCACCACGGACGGCGAGCGCCCGGTGCATTCCCTGCACGCGTACTTCCTGCGCCCGGGCCGGCCCGGCGTGCCGATCGTGTACCAGGTGGAGCGGGTCCGCGACGGGCGCACGTTCACCACGCGCCGGGTCACGGCCGTGCAGCAGGGTCGCACGATCTTCAATCTGACCGCCTCCTTTCACAAGCCTGAGGAAGGACCGTTCGAGCATCAGCTCCCGCCGGCCCGTGAGGTGCCGGACCCACAGTCGCTGCCGACGGTCACCGAGGAGATACGCAAGCATCTCGGGTCGCTGCCCGAGCAGTTGGAACGGATGGCACGCCGCCAGCCCTTCGACATCCGGTATGTCGACCGCCTGCGCTGGAACGCTGACGAGATCCAGGGCGCCGAGCCGCGCAGCGCCGTGTGGATGCGCGCGGTCGGCCCGCTCGGCGACGATCCGCTGGTGCACACGTGCGCGCTGACCTACGCCAGTGACATGACCCTCCTGGACGCGGTGCGCATCCCGGTCGAGCCGCTGTGGGGACCGCGGAACTTCGACCTGGCGTCTCTGGACCACGCCATGTGGTTCCACCGGCCGTTCCGGGCGGACGAGTGGTTCCTGTACGACCAGGAGTCGCCGATCGCCACCGGTGGGCGGGGCCTGGCCCGCGGTCGCATCTACGACGTACGGGGGCGGCTGCTCGTCTCGGTAGTCCAGGAAGGCCTGTTCCGGTCCCTGTGA
- a CDS encoding DEAD/DEAH box helicase — translation MTLIDQLPPTADPDALYEAFESWARERGLTLYPHQEEALIEVVSGANVIVSTPTGSGKSMIAAGAHFAALARDEVTFYTAPIKALVSEKFFELCKIFGTENVGMLTGDASVNADAPVICCTAEVLASIALRDGKGADVGQVVMDEFHFYAEGDRGWAWQIPLLELPQAQFILMSATLGDMSFFEKDLTRRTGRPTAVVRSATRPVPLSYEYQLTPLTETLTELLETRQAPVYIVHFTQAQAVERAQALMSINMCSREEKDQIAELIGNFRFTTKFGRNLSRYVRHGIGVHHAGMLPKYRRLVEKLAQAGLLKVICGTDTLGVGVNVPIRTVLFTALTKYDGNRVRTLRAREFHQIAGRAGRAGFDTAGLVVAQAPEHVVENEKALAKAGDDPKKRRKVVRKKAPEGFVGWTENTFQKLIESDPEPLTSRFRVTHTMLLSVIARPGNAFEAMRHLLEDNHEPRRQQLRHIRRAIAIYRSLLGGGIVEKLDTPDAEGRIVRLTVDLQQDFALNQPLSTFALAAFELLDPESPSYALDMVSVVESTLDDPRQILAAQQNKARGEAVAAMKADGVEYEERMERLQDVTYPKPLEELLFHGYDTYRKSHPWVGDHPLSPKSVVRDMYERAMSFTELVSHYELARTEGIVLRYLASAYKTLDHTIPDDLKSEDLQDLIEWLGEVVRQVDSSLLDEWEQLANPEEMTAEEAQEKADEVKPVTANARAFRVLVRNAMFRRVELAALDHVEELGEMDADSGWDADAWGEAMDKYWDEYDDLGTGPDARGPKLLVIKEEPENALWRVRQIFDDPNDDHDWGISAEIDLTASDAEGRAIVRVTDVGQL, via the coding sequence GTGACCCTCATCGATCAGTTGCCGCCGACCGCCGACCCCGACGCCCTGTACGAAGCCTTCGAGTCGTGGGCGCGGGAGCGGGGCCTCACCCTCTATCCGCATCAGGAGGAGGCGCTGATCGAGGTGGTCTCCGGGGCGAACGTGATCGTGTCGACGCCCACCGGTTCCGGTAAGAGCATGATCGCCGCGGGTGCGCACTTCGCGGCGCTGGCGCGCGACGAGGTCACCTTCTACACGGCACCCATCAAGGCGCTGGTGTCGGAGAAGTTCTTCGAGCTGTGCAAGATCTTCGGCACCGAGAACGTCGGCATGCTCACCGGTGACGCGTCCGTGAACGCCGACGCACCCGTGATCTGCTGCACCGCAGAGGTACTGGCGTCGATCGCGCTGCGCGACGGCAAGGGCGCGGATGTCGGCCAGGTCGTCATGGACGAGTTCCACTTCTACGCCGAGGGTGACCGCGGCTGGGCCTGGCAGATCCCCCTGCTGGAACTGCCGCAAGCGCAGTTCATTCTGATGTCGGCCACCCTGGGTGACATGTCCTTCTTCGAGAAGGACCTCACCCGTCGCACCGGCCGCCCCACGGCGGTGGTCCGCTCGGCCACGCGCCCGGTGCCCCTCTCCTACGAGTACCAGCTCACCCCGCTGACCGAGACTCTCACCGAGCTGCTGGAGACCAGGCAGGCGCCGGTCTACATCGTGCACTTCACGCAGGCGCAGGCCGTCGAGCGGGCGCAGGCGCTGATGAGCATCAACATGTGTTCGCGCGAGGAGAAGGACCAGATCGCCGAGCTGATCGGCAACTTCCGCTTCACCACCAAGTTCGGTCGCAACCTTTCCCGTTACGTCCGGCACGGTATCGGCGTGCACCACGCCGGCATGCTGCCCAAGTACCGGCGCCTGGTGGAGAAGCTCGCGCAGGCAGGCCTGCTGAAGGTCATCTGCGGCACGGACACGCTCGGCGTGGGTGTCAACGTGCCCATCCGCACGGTGCTGTTCACGGCGCTGACCAAGTACGACGGCAACCGCGTGCGCACGCTGCGGGCCCGGGAGTTCCACCAGATCGCGGGCCGGGCCGGCCGGGCCGGCTTCGACACGGCCGGGCTCGTCGTCGCGCAGGCGCCGGAGCACGTCGTCGAGAACGAGAAGGCGCTGGCGAAGGCGGGCGACGACCCGAAGAAGCGGCGCAAGGTGGTGCGCAAGAAGGCGCCGGAGGGTTTCGTCGGCTGGACGGAGAACACCTTCCAGAAGCTGATCGAGTCGGATCCGGAGCCGCTGACCTCGCGGTTCCGGGTGACGCACACGATGCTGCTGTCGGTGATCGCCCGCCCGGGCAACGCGTTCGAGGCGATGCGCCATCTGCTGGAGGACAACCACGAGCCGCGCAGGCAGCAGCTCCGGCACATCCGCCGGGCGATCGCGATCTACCGCTCGCTGCTCGGCGGCGGCATCGTGGAGAAGCTGGACACACCGGACGCCGAGGGCCGCATCGTCCGGCTCACGGTCGACCTCCAGCAGGACTTCGCGCTTAACCAGCCGCTGTCCACGTTCGCCCTCGCCGCGTTCGAGCTCCTGGATCCCGAGTCGCCGTCCTACGCCCTCGACATGGTCTCCGTCGTCGAGTCCACCCTGGACGACCCGCGGCAGATCCTGGCCGCCCAGCAGAACAAGGCGCGCGGTGAGGCCGTGGCCGCCATGAAGGCCGACGGTGTCGAGTACGAGGAGCGGATGGAACGCCTCCAGGACGTCACGTACCCGAAGCCGCTGGAGGAGCTGCTCTTCCACGGGTACGACACCTACCGCAAGAGCCACCCTTGGGTGGGCGACCACCCGCTGTCCCCGAAGTCGGTCGTCCGGGACATGTACGAGCGGGCCATGTCCTTCACCGAGCTGGTGTCCCACTACGAGCTGGCCCGCACCGAGGGCATCGTGCTGCGCTACCTCGCCAGTGCCTACAAGACCCTCGACCACACCATCCCGGACGACCTGAAGTCCGAGGACCTGCAGGATCTGATCGAGTGGCTGGGCGAGGTGGTGCGCCAGGTGGACTCCAGCCTGCTGGACGAGTGGGAGCAGTTGGCCAACCCGGAGGAGATGACCGCCGAGGAGGCCCAGGAGAAGGCCGACGAGGTCAAGCCGGTCACCGCCAACGCCCGCGCCTTCCGCGTCCTGGTCCGCAACGCCATGTTCCGACGCGTGGAGCTGGCCGCCCTCGACCACGTCGAGGAACTGGGCGAGATGGACGCCGATTCCGGCTGGGACGCCGACGCCTGGGGCGAGGCGATGGACAAGTACTGGGACGAGTACGACGACCTCGGCACCGGACCCGATGCCCGCGGCCCCAAGCTGCTCGTCATCAAGGAGGAGCCGGAGAACGCCCTGTGGCGCGTCCGCCAGATCTTCGACGACCCGAACGACGACCACGACTGGGGCATCAGCGCCGAGATCGACCTCACGGCCTCGGACGCCGAGGGCCGTGCGATCGTCCGCGTCACCGATGTCGGCCAGCTCTGA
- a CDS encoding metal-dependent hydrolase, which yields MMGPAHSLSGAAAWLGVGAAAAAAGHTMPWPVLLTGALICAGAALAPDLDHKAATISRAFGPISRWICEIVDKLSYAVYKATRKQGDPRRSGGHRTLTHTWLWAVLIGAGCSAATITGGRWAVLAILFVHMVLAIEGLLWRAARGSSSDVLVWLLAATSAWIIAGVLDKPGNGSDWLFTAPGQEYMWLGLPVVLGALVHDIGDALTVSGCPILWPIPVGRKRWYPIGPPKPMRFRAGSWVELRVLMPVFMLLGGVGCAAALNVI from the coding sequence ATGATGGGACCAGCACACTCACTGTCGGGGGCCGCGGCCTGGCTCGGCGTCGGTGCGGCCGCCGCCGCGGCCGGTCATACGATGCCCTGGCCGGTCCTCCTCACCGGCGCTCTGATCTGCGCCGGTGCCGCGCTCGCCCCGGACCTCGACCACAAGGCGGCCACCATTTCCCGGGCCTTCGGGCCGATCTCCCGCTGGATCTGCGAGATCGTGGACAAGCTGTCGTACGCCGTCTACAAGGCGACGAGGAAGCAGGGCGACCCACGTCGCTCCGGTGGTCACCGCACACTGACCCACACCTGGCTCTGGGCGGTGCTGATAGGCGCCGGCTGCTCAGCGGCGACGATCACGGGAGGCCGTTGGGCGGTGCTGGCGATCCTGTTCGTACACATGGTGCTGGCGATCGAGGGCCTGCTGTGGCGGGCGGCGCGCGGTTCCAGCAGCGACGTCCTGGTCTGGCTGCTGGCGGCCACCAGCGCGTGGATCATCGCCGGGGTGCTGGACAAGCCGGGCAACGGTTCCGACTGGCTCTTCACCGCGCCCGGGCAGGAGTACATGTGGCTGGGGCTGCCGGTCGTGCTGGGGGCGCTGGTGCACGACATCGGGGATGCGCTGACCGTGTCCGGCTGCCCGATCCTGTGGCCCATCCCGGTGGGCCGAAAGCGCTGGTACCCGATCGGGCCGCCGAAGCCGATGCGGTTCCGGGCCGGAAGCTGGGTCGAGTTGCGCGTACTGATGCCGGTGTTCATGCTGCTCGGGGGTGTGGGCTGTGCCGCGGCTCTCAACGTGATCTGA
- a CDS encoding type B 50S ribosomal protein L31 produces the protein MQQDKHPDYHSVVFRDRAAGYAFLTRSTARSEQTIEWDDGRTYPVIDVEISSESHPFYTGKARTVDTEGRIARFERRYGGAGTDEAS, from the coding sequence ATGCAGCAGGACAAGCACCCCGACTACCACTCGGTCGTCTTCCGCGACCGGGCCGCCGGATACGCGTTCCTGACCCGTTCCACCGCGCGGAGCGAGCAGACCATCGAGTGGGACGACGGCCGGACCTACCCGGTGATCGACGTGGAGATCTCCTCGGAGAGCCACCCCTTCTACACGGGCAAGGCCCGCACGGTGGACACCGAGGGCCGCATCGCCCGGTTCGAGCGCCGGTACGGCGGGGCGGGCACGGATGAGGCGAGCTGA